GGTAGATAAAGAATATGTTACGAGCATTAAAgagacaaaagaaaaatcaccTTTGTCCTAGCAGAGTAACATCCTcttgcgaaaataccagaagggGTGGTGTCTTCTGGCATTTCATGTGTATAAGGCTCCAATTGAGGACTGAACGCCCCGATCATTTGTTTCGTGCTGTCCACTAaaataacaaaaaggaaaaacattAGTCAAAAACATCAAGAATAAACTAGTTATGCCTAAGAATTGACATATTGACATAGAGGTGGAAATGTGAAGGAACGGAATAGTACCTTTGATACCGGTTTTCCAAACTGTGTTCGTGTATTTAAGACCGGTCACTATGTTATTGCTGACCTGGAATGTAAACTTTAGGCTGTATTTACTCCCTTCTTTCAGGACAAACCATGGGCTCTTGGGATTCCCGTCCGCAGGGATAGGGAGAACAATATCAGATCTACCAGGGGACTTAATTTCAAGGCTCAAGATCTTCACCTCTGGATCCAAGGATTCTACATTGTACAACAGTCACAAAAACTATCAAGATTTATATCAAACTCTTGGTTTTTGGCGCAGAAACAGAAATGATTCTCAAATAAATTAAAGGGTCATCAAGATTTTACCAACCACAAGGTCCTATTGCGAAGTTCCATATTGCGTTACAGAAAATTCGAGCAACGAAAATTTTGGAGTTCCTCATCTTAACATATCTTGAAAATGAAAGCAACATAGAAGGAAGTATTCACTCGCCATAACTGAAGTACGATGACTTACGACACAAATTACTGGAATTTGGCACTATGACCATGAGAACAGTATTAGCACTACAAATGAATAATCAGTTAACCCGTTCTCCAAATCAGGTGGATTATTAGTGGTTTTGTATTCTTTACCAATGAAGTTAATTAAGATGGAAATCCTTGAATTAAAAGGAAAATGGTGTTTTCCTGGATGACTCGACCAAACTGTTTATTTGATTTGTTGATACTCAAtctaggggtaaggctgcgtacatcttatTCTCCCCGGACCAACTTGTGGCAAAATaactgagttttttttttttttttggttgttgttgttgttgataatctcATTAATATGGAATTTTTTCAAGCCAAAGCAAATCTTTACTAACTATACCAACATAAGCATGTACCAACTGATCAATCTGACTGAATATATTCCCCTGAAATAGGATCCAACaaaattttcccttttttctttttttagatgCATTTGGAAACTTCACATTGGAACAGGTCCAATTTTGTGGTAAACTTTTTCACATTCTATTTCAAATTAAACCCTGATTAATTTTGGCGTCCACATTTCGTGTGGACACCAGAAAATTTTGGGCTTTGTTTCCAGAAGAGTAATGTGAAAGATATCCAAAAGTCCACATCAATTTGATATTTACTACAAAATTTCAAAATGCATTCTGAATTAATCCATAGAATTTGACAGATATTATTTTTACCACATATTCTACAAACTAAAAGCAGTAATGCAAGGTAAAAAGAGGGTTATTACTGGAACATAggcaagaaaagcaaaaagatttCAAATTTCATGAGCTCATTAAAAAACAGGATGAAAACTCCCCAATAGGTGGAAGACAAagctcaaatatatatatatgcgcacATTACTCTTTCCTCAAACATAAAATCAGAAATTTAACAGAGCAAATGTTGAAGATAAAACAATATTACCTCCAACAGCATTAATATCCACACTTCCAAGGAGCTGCTCCTTCCACCTTCTCAAACTCTCATCATCCTAAAACCAACATTgtatcaaaatcaaatcaaatcaaatcaaacaccACAAAATAAACATTAAAAAATGA
The sequence above is drawn from the Nicotiana tabacum cultivar K326 chromosome 13, ASM71507v2, whole genome shotgun sequence genome and encodes:
- the LOC107801224 gene encoding rho GDP-dissociation inhibitor 1 encodes the protein MFLAVGIAESSSSKRMGFDDKNVESKDGAAVNSEGNKGIIVGDSDPEIENENVGNNNDNRVSRQMSESSIYTTDQEEDDDETNNKIELGPQCTLKEQFEKDKDDESLRRWKEQLLGSVDINAVGESLDPEVKILSLEIKSPGRSDIVLPIPADGNPKSPWFVLKEGSKYSLKFTFQVSNNIVTGLKYTNTVWKTGIKVDSTKQMIGAFSPQLEPYTHEMPEDTTPSGIFARGCYSARTKFLDDDNKCYLEINYTFEIKKDWQEK